In one Natronosalvus amylolyticus genomic region, the following are encoded:
- a CDS encoding 30S ribosomal protein S11 translates to MADDKWGVAHVHASFNNTIMTVTDLTGAETIAKSSGGTAVKQNRDEASPYAAMQMAESIAEEVKAAGITGLHVRVRGPGGNLQKSPGPGAQATIRALARSGIEIGRIEDVTPIPHDGSRAPKGKGGF, encoded by the coding sequence ATGGCAGACGACAAATGGGGCGTTGCCCACGTACACGCATCGTTTAACAACACCATCATGACCGTGACCGACCTCACGGGCGCCGAAACGATCGCCAAGTCCTCCGGTGGGACGGCGGTCAAACAGAACCGCGACGAAGCGTCGCCGTACGCGGCCATGCAGATGGCCGAGTCGATCGCCGAAGAGGTCAAAGCGGCCGGCATCACCGGCCTGCACGTCCGCGTTCGTGGCCCCGGCGGAAACCTGCAGAAATCCCCCGGCCCCGGCGCACAGGCGACGATTCGCGCGCTCGCCCGCTCGGGCATCGAAATCGGTCGCATCGAAGACGTGACCCCGATTCCACACGACGGGTCGCGCGCACCGAAAGGCAAGGGCGGCTTCTAG
- a CDS encoding 30S ribosomal protein S4 yields the protein MPLGSNTKQYETPNHPYQGERISSEHSLLDRYGLKNKEELWRAQSELRSYRREARDLLAQEQDDPAVITRTEEFLGRLKRVGILDEADGLGDVLALEPEDVLERRLQTVAYRKGLAHTPQQARQFITHGHIVLDGQRQRVPSYVVDVDEEDLVAFDENSPFADELHPERAEGQ from the coding sequence ATGCCACTCGGATCCAACACCAAACAGTACGAGACGCCGAATCACCCCTATCAGGGTGAACGTATCTCGAGCGAGCACTCGCTGCTCGACCGATACGGTCTCAAAAACAAAGAAGAACTCTGGCGTGCCCAGTCCGAACTGCGTTCGTACCGACGCGAGGCTCGTGACCTGCTCGCCCAGGAACAGGACGACCCCGCCGTCATCACCCGGACCGAGGAGTTCCTCGGTCGACTCAAACGCGTCGGCATTCTCGACGAAGCCGACGGACTCGGCGACGTCCTGGCGCTCGAACCCGAAGACGTGCTCGAGCGCCGTCTCCAGACGGTCGCCTATCGGAAAGGACTGGCACACACGCCACAGCAGGCGCGCCAGTTCATCACCCACGGCCACATCGTCCTCGACGGACAGCGCCAGCGCGTCCCGTCGTACGTCGTCGACGTCGACGAGGAGGACCTGGTCGCGTTCGACGAGAACAGTCCGTTTGCGGACGAACTCCACCCAGAACGAGCGGAGGGACAATAA
- a CDS encoding 30S ribosomal protein S13 — MSEETPQDQAEDDDLQYFVRIGQTDLDGTKSVERSLSEMNGIGRRTARLIADEAGVDRTATFGALEQETIDEVVAAVENYAETVPGWLTNRQNDFYTGENSHQTGNDLQLARQHDINRMKMIDSYKGVRHKRGQKVRGQRTKSTGRTEGTIGVNVEELREEAAEEAAEGDE, encoded by the coding sequence ATGAGCGAGGAAACACCTCAAGACCAAGCCGAGGACGACGACCTTCAGTACTTCGTCCGCATCGGGCAGACCGACCTCGACGGGACGAAATCCGTCGAACGGTCGCTCTCGGAGATGAACGGGATCGGTCGACGAACCGCCCGACTCATCGCCGACGAAGCCGGCGTCGACAGAACAGCGACGTTCGGTGCGCTCGAGCAAGAGACGATCGACGAAGTCGTCGCCGCCGTAGAGAACTACGCCGAAACAGTCCCTGGTTGGCTCACCAACCGCCAGAACGACTTTTACACCGGCGAGAACAGCCACCAGACCGGAAACGACCTTCAGCTGGCCCGCCAGCACGACATCAACCGGATGAAGATGATCGACTCCTACAAGGGCGTGCGCCACAAGCGCGGCCAGAAGGTCCGCGGTCAGCGAACCAAATCTACCGGCCGTACGGAAGGGACCATCGGCGTCAACGTCGAGGAACTCCGCGAGGAAGCTGCCGAGGAAGCAGCAGAGGGTGACGAATAA
- a CDS encoding DUF4129 domain-containing protein translates to MPSTDTLVRIAVALAVIVSIGFIAATIADPADPTGSPGTGPADEPGPGEQVPETEMDEPPSGELPTFFEYLLYALVAIAGIALVWYLLYFRREAVKAGAVILLASTIIIAVVYLLLQFGSGPELGGAPNETVNETPEVGGGEGGADTERETDNQVPPILAAVGLLAFIFIAGLLLSNRSPGGKESNTESAVDAEPTSDQLAVASAAGRAADRIDDANSSALDNEVYRAWREMTEGLEVDRPETTTPGEFADAAIEAGLAREHVDELTELFQDVRYGHEETTDEREQRAVSILREIEATYGNGKEMDESDGRRSDG, encoded by the coding sequence GTGCCTTCCACGGACACGCTCGTTCGAATTGCGGTTGCCCTCGCAGTGATCGTCTCGATCGGTTTCATCGCAGCGACCATTGCCGATCCAGCCGACCCCACCGGAAGCCCCGGCACCGGACCTGCTGATGAACCCGGTCCCGGAGAGCAGGTTCCGGAAACCGAGATGGACGAACCACCGAGCGGCGAACTCCCAACGTTCTTCGAATATCTTCTGTACGCCCTGGTCGCCATCGCCGGCATCGCACTGGTCTGGTATCTACTGTATTTCAGGCGGGAAGCCGTCAAAGCCGGGGCCGTGATCTTACTCGCCAGTACGATCATCATCGCCGTCGTCTACCTACTCCTCCAGTTCGGAAGTGGTCCCGAACTCGGCGGGGCACCCAACGAAACCGTCAACGAAACGCCCGAGGTCGGCGGAGGGGAAGGCGGCGCCGATACCGAACGCGAAACGGACAATCAGGTCCCACCAATTCTGGCCGCCGTTGGCTTGCTCGCGTTCATCTTTATCGCGGGCTTGCTCCTGAGTAACCGGTCACCAGGCGGGAAAGAATCGAACACCGAATCGGCGGTCGACGCCGAACCCACGAGCGATCAACTCGCCGTTGCCAGCGCTGCCGGACGGGCCGCCGACCGAATCGACGACGCGAACTCGAGTGCCCTCGATAACGAGGTGTACCGGGCCTGGCGAGAGATGACCGAGGGCCTCGAAGTCGATCGACCCGAAACGACGACGCCCGGTGAATTCGCCGACGCAGCCATCGAGGCTGGGCTCGCTCGCGAGCACGTTGACGAACTAACGGAACTGTTCCAGGACGTTCGATACGGCCACGAGGAGACGACCGACGAACGGGAACAGCGTGCCGTCTCGATTCTCAGGGAGATCGAAGCGACCTACGGAAACGGTAAAGAGATGGACGAAAGTGACGGACGGAGGTCAGATGGATGA